One stretch of Archocentrus centrarchus isolate MPI-CPG fArcCen1 chromosome 5, fArcCen1, whole genome shotgun sequence DNA includes these proteins:
- the LOC115779914 gene encoding uncharacterized protein LOC115779914, which yields MQDYRNEVKEFFSGDEQLASEIEFVLKTAEKEREMLEQMNTCSLAGDMPPPRDPMLQLVSLQQASGCWLLDPALAAALGKTIEEVEKSKPAMVGFCKKLFGEGYSGLEYDYRGLIKLYNSVGNYEKVFEYHNVLSNWNRLRDRQFAVADALEDVNTSPQQTQECSSELQEHHHRKEAMFSRATYTTASVEYVHIHQHHRSADHSWK from the exons ATGCAGGACTACCGTAACGAGGTGAAGGAGTTTTTCTCTGGAGATGAGCAGCTGGCTTCTGAAATTGAGTTTGTTCTGAAGACAGCAGAAAAGGAGCGAGAGATGCTGGAGCAGATGAACACCTGCAGCCTGGCAGGAGATAT GCCGCCACCCAGAGACCCTATGCTGCAGTTAGTCTCCCTCCAACAGGCGtctggctgctggctgcttgATCCAGCTCTGGCTGCTGCGCTGGGAAAGACCATCGAGGAGGTGGAAAAGTCAAAGCCTGCAATGGTGGGGTTTT GTAAGAAACTGTTTGGAGAGGGTTACAGTGGGCTGGAGTATGACTACCGAGGCCTGATCAAACTCTACAACTCAGTGGGGAACTATGAGAAGGTGTTTGAATACCACAACGTACTGTCCAACTGGAACCGGCTGAGGGACCGGCAGTTTGCAGTGGCAGATGCCCTGGAGGACGTCAACACTTCACCCCAGCAGACCCAAGAG TGTAGCTCAGAACTCCAGGAGCATCATCACAGAAAAGAAGCCATGTTCTCCAGAGCTACATACACGACAGCATCTGTGGAATATGTGCACATCCATCAGCATCATCGCTCTGCAGATCACAGCTGGAAATAG